The following are from one region of the Anaeropeptidivorans aminofermentans genome:
- the mtnN gene encoding 5'-methylthioadenosine/S-adenosylhomocysteine nucleosidase, with product MSKIGIITPVGREFAPYLKILKEPILSKKSMLAFTEGKIENADVVMVQCGVCKVNAAIATQILIEQYGVSFVIVSGTAGGMDRRLEIGDTVISTEIVYHDVVPEIIIAGHPCMQSEFFYGDENMLGLCRELIKEQEFTQNIFFGRIATGETFIDKEGRASINERYSPLCVDMETAAIGHVCYVNSVPFIAVRSISDNEEKSGVDSFELNCDKAAENSADIVHKLIIKYTAKY from the coding sequence ATGAGTAAAATTGGAATAATAACTCCTGTCGGGCGGGAATTTGCCCCTTATCTAAAAATACTGAAAGAACCTATTCTGTCAAAAAAGTCTATGCTTGCCTTTACAGAGGGAAAAATAGAAAATGCCGATGTTGTTATGGTTCAATGCGGGGTTTGCAAGGTGAATGCCGCTATCGCTACCCAAATACTGATAGAGCAATATGGTGTTTCCTTCGTTATCGTATCCGGTACCGCAGGGGGCATGGACCGAAGGCTTGAAATCGGAGATACGGTGATTTCTACAGAAATCGTCTACCATGATGTAGTGCCTGAAATCATCATAGCAGGCCACCCCTGTATGCAGTCTGAATTTTTTTATGGAGATGAAAATATGCTCGGCCTTTGCCGTGAACTTATAAAGGAACAAGAATTTACACAAAATATCTTTTTCGGACGAATTGCCACAGGAGAAACTTTTATCGACAAAGAAGGCAGAGCTTCGATAAACGAAAGGTATAGTCCTCTCTGTGTCGATATGGAAACAGCCGCCATAGGCCATGTATGCTATGTAAATTCCGTACCCTTTATTGCAGTGCGGTCTATTTCCGATAATGAGGAAAAAAGCGGCGTAGATTCTTTTGAGCTTAACTGCGACAAAGCCGCCGAAAATTCCGCTGATATTGTACATAAGCTTATCATTAAATATACCGCAAAATACTAA
- a CDS encoding DmpA family aminopeptidase, whose translation MGLKCGMTVNISDCPTGKNNLITDVAGVKVGHCTLKSEKIKTGVTAIMPSGNNIFRNKLPAAAYVINGFGKSAGLVQIEELGTLESPVILTNTFGIGTSINALVKYLLEKNPEIGDTTGTVNPIAMECNDGAINDIRALAVEESHVFEAMESASELFSEGPVGAGTGMRCYGLKGGIGSSSRIINIDGKTFTVGSLVLSNFGATKDLSIFGINIGKYIAESTKIAEEKEKGSIIVVIATDIPLSDRQLKRLCKRATVGISRTGSFCGNGSGEIALAFSTANAVSHFNDSPFSPSISFNDNNIDDVFRAVVSSVEESVLSSLLHGESTLQRDRKLCLSLKDSLKFLEEEGTCYYAKYLLEKLGL comes from the coding sequence ATGGGTTTAAAATGCGGTATGACAGTCAATATTTCAGACTGTCCTACAGGGAAAAATAATTTAATCACTGATGTTGCCGGGGTAAAAGTAGGCCATTGCACCTTAAAATCCGAAAAAATCAAAACAGGGGTAACGGCTATTATGCCTTCCGGGAATAATATTTTCAGAAACAAGCTTCCTGCCGCCGCTTACGTTATTAATGGCTTCGGCAAAAGCGCGGGTCTTGTGCAGATAGAAGAGCTGGGCACCTTGGAATCTCCTGTTATCCTTACCAATACCTTCGGCATCGGCACATCTATTAACGCTCTCGTGAAATATCTTTTAGAAAAGAATCCTGAAATCGGAGACACTACAGGAACCGTAAATCCCATTGCCATGGAATGCAATGACGGGGCCATAAATGACATTCGGGCCCTTGCAGTAGAAGAAAGCCATGTGTTTGAAGCCATGGAAAGTGCATCCGAACTATTTTCCGAAGGCCCCGTCGGCGCGGGAACAGGCATGCGCTGCTACGGCCTTAAAGGGGGCATCGGCTCTTCTTCAAGAATAATCAATATAGACGGGAAAACTTTTACCGTAGGAAGCCTCGTCCTTTCAAATTTCGGAGCAACAAAAGACCTTTCTATTTTCGGCATAAATATAGGAAAATACATCGCCGAAAGCACGAAAATTGCCGAAGAAAAGGAAAAAGGAAGCATCATCGTAGTTATCGCAACGGATATTCCTTTAAGCGACCGGCAGTTAAAGAGATTATGCAAACGAGCAACCGTAGGCATCAGCAGAACCGGCTCTTTCTGCGGAAACGGAAGCGGAGAAATTGCCCTTGCCTTTTCCACCGCCAATGCTGTAAGCCATTTTAATGACAGCCCTTTCAGCCCTTCCATAAGCTTCAATGATAATAATATAGATGATGTTTTCAGAGCCGTTGTTTCTTCCGTAGAGGAATCTGTTTTAAGTTCTCTCCTTCACGGAGAAAGCACTTTGCAAAGAGACAGAAAGCTTTGCCTTTCCCTTAAAGACAGCTTGAAATTTCTTGAAGAAGAAGGAACTTGCTATTACGCTAAATATCTTTTGGAAAAGCTGGGGTTATAA
- a CDS encoding CapA family protein, which yields MNQETSFIFTGDSFITRRISEEGYEGLGKISEIIKNHQVRFNNLEITIHENEGYPEAQSGGTWAMADPSVLDDLCRYGFNLYNTANNHSSDYGHGGLLGTIRNLKERNLVFAGTGENLALASRPSYLETKNARVALIAVCSTFHPSAAAGNQSPSLKGRPGLNPLRYKTYYTLEEDYFNTLCDIAEKTYINASALKSIKNGYAPPLSEDVLNFGGLSFILSDKTGVSTSPDQSDMERIGSTICEARRQADYVIMSIHAHEDLNGETAVPAEFLQSFSRFCITKGADAVIGHGPHELRAIEIYKEKPIFYSLGNFIFQTETVAFQPADAFEKQSMPIGSTVGEYMDNRSKNGTRGYAVDPNIWLSVMAGFTAADGKIKQIKLYPIDLHMKSPRSQRGLPSIVDGNHILEYLSKLSAPFGTSIEIIDGIGVINL from the coding sequence ATGAATCAGGAAACAAGCTTTATATTCACAGGGGATTCCTTCATTACAAGAAGGATTTCAGAAGAAGGGTACGAAGGCCTTGGAAAAATCTCAGAAATCATTAAAAATCATCAAGTACGATTTAATAATCTTGAGATAACTATCCATGAGAATGAAGGTTATCCCGAAGCTCAGTCAGGAGGAACATGGGCCATGGCAGACCCTTCCGTTCTGGACGATTTATGCAGATACGGCTTCAATTTATATAATACCGCCAATAATCATTCCTCTGATTACGGCCACGGAGGTCTTTTGGGAACCATCAGAAATTTAAAAGAAAGAAATCTTGTTTTTGCAGGGACCGGAGAAAACCTTGCCCTTGCTTCAAGGCCCTCTTATTTAGAGACGAAAAATGCAAGGGTCGCTTTAATAGCCGTCTGCTCTACCTTTCATCCTTCTGCGGCAGCGGGAAATCAAAGCCCTTCTCTTAAAGGCAGGCCGGGGCTTAATCCCTTAAGATATAAAACCTATTATACGCTAGAAGAAGATTATTTCAATACATTATGCGATATTGCCGAAAAAACCTATATCAATGCTTCGGCTTTAAAATCCATTAAAAACGGCTATGCCCCTCCTCTTTCTGAAGATGTTTTAAATTTCGGCGGGCTTAGTTTTATTCTTTCGGATAAAACCGGCGTTTCCACCTCTCCCGACCAATCGGACATGGAAAGAATCGGTTCTACAATATGCGAGGCAAGAAGGCAGGCGGATTATGTGATTATGAGCATTCACGCTCATGAGGATTTAAACGGAGAAACTGCCGTGCCTGCGGAATTTTTACAGTCTTTTTCAAGATTCTGTATTACAAAGGGCGCCGACGCTGTCATAGGCCATGGCCCTCATGAGCTTCGGGCCATAGAAATATATAAAGAAAAGCCCATTTTCTATAGTCTTGGCAATTTCATCTTCCAGACGGAAACCGTAGCATTTCAACCGGCAGACGCCTTTGAAAAGCAGTCCATGCCTATCGGCAGCACCGTGGGAGAATATATGGATAACAGAAGCAAAAACGGAACAAGAGGATATGCCGTAGACCCGAATATATGGCTTTCGGTAATGGCAGGCTTTACGGCAGCAGACGGCAAAATAAAACAAATAAAACTTTATCCCATCGATTTGCATATGAAATCTCCAAGAAGCCAAAGAGGCCTTCCCTCTATTGTAGACGGAAACCATATTCTCGAATATTTAAGCAAATTAAGCGCCCCCTTCGGCACCTCTATAGAAATCATAGATGGCATCGGTGTAATTAATCTTTAA
- the fusA gene encoding elongation factor G: MSGRAFPLEKTRNIGIMAHIDAGKTTLTERILYYTGRTYKIGDTHEGTATMDWMEQEQERGITITSAATTTQWENNRINIIDTPGHVDFTVEVERSLRVLDGAVGVFCAKGGVEPQSETVWRQADKYHVPRMAFVNKMDIMGADFYNVVSMIKERLGANAVPVEIPIGAEDLFKGVIDLMEMKAYIYNDDKGDDISVIDIPDDYKEKAEEMRFAMVESISETDEELMEKYLSGEEPTVEELKKAMRKACIATDVIPVFCGSAYKNKGVQKLLDGVVEYMPSPIDIPAIKGIDPDTQEEVERRSSDTEPFSALAFKIMNDPFVGKLAFFRVYSGVLESGSYVYNSTKGKKERIGRILQMHANHRQEIDKVYSGDIAAAVGLKFTTTGDTLCFENNEVILESMNFPEPVIDVAIEPKTKAGRDKMGIALAKLSEEDPTFRTYTNNDTGQTIISGMGELHLEIIVDRLLREFKVEANVGKPQVAYKEAFTKSVEVEGKYIKQSGGRGQYGHCKVRFEPMDANDADKPYEFVNAIVGGVVPREYIPAVDNGIKEAMQSGIIGGYPVLGVKATLYDGSYHDVDSSEMAFKIAGSMAFKEAMRKGDPILLEPIMKVDITVPEEYMGDVIGDVNSRRGRIEGMEARNNAQIIHSYVPLAEMFGYATDLRSKTQGRGVYAMEVHHFDPVPKSIQEKIISGKSVD; this comes from the coding sequence GTGTCAGGTAGAGCTTTCCCACTGGAAAAAACACGTAATATCGGGATTATGGCGCATATCGATGCAGGTAAAACGACTCTTACTGAACGTATATTGTACTATACAGGCCGTACTTATAAAATCGGCGATACCCATGAGGGTACAGCCACTATGGACTGGATGGAACAAGAGCAGGAGAGAGGAATTACCATTACATCTGCTGCCACTACAACACAGTGGGAGAACAACAGAATTAATATAATTGATACGCCGGGACACGTTGACTTTACAGTAGAGGTAGAAAGATCCTTAAGAGTGCTTGATGGTGCCGTAGGTGTTTTCTGCGCCAAAGGCGGCGTTGAGCCTCAGTCTGAAACAGTTTGGCGTCAAGCCGATAAATATCATGTGCCAAGAATGGCATTTGTAAATAAGATGGATATTATGGGCGCCGATTTTTATAACGTGGTTTCCATGATAAAAGAAAGACTTGGAGCCAATGCGGTTCCTGTTGAAATCCCTATTGGTGCCGAGGATTTATTTAAAGGTGTTATTGATTTGATGGAAATGAAGGCCTATATCTACAATGATGATAAAGGCGATGATATTTCTGTTATAGATATTCCCGATGATTACAAAGAAAAAGCGGAAGAAATGAGATTTGCAATGGTTGAGTCAATTTCCGAAACCGATGAAGAGCTTATGGAAAAATATCTCTCAGGTGAGGAACCAACTGTTGAAGAGCTTAAAAAAGCCATGAGAAAGGCCTGCATCGCAACCGATGTCATCCCTGTTTTCTGCGGCTCCGCTTATAAAAACAAAGGCGTACAGAAGCTTCTTGACGGTGTTGTTGAATATATGCCTTCACCTATAGATATTCCTGCTATAAAGGGTATTGACCCTGATACGCAGGAAGAGGTTGAAAGACGTTCATCCGATACAGAGCCGTTTTCAGCTCTTGCCTTTAAAATCATGAACGACCCCTTCGTAGGAAAGCTTGCTTTCTTCAGGGTTTACTCAGGCGTTTTAGAAAGCGGTTCTTACGTATATAACTCTACTAAGGGTAAAAAGGAAAGAATAGGCCGTATCCTTCAGATGCATGCCAATCACCGTCAGGAAATAGACAAGGTTTACTCAGGCGACATTGCCGCCGCCGTAGGCCTTAAGTTTACAACTACAGGTGATACCCTCTGCTTTGAAAACAACGAGGTTATTCTTGAATCCATGAATTTCCCTGAACCTGTTATTGACGTTGCTATTGAGCCTAAAACAAAAGCAGGCAGAGATAAAATGGGTATTGCTCTTGCAAAGCTTTCCGAGGAAGACCCAACTTTCAGAACCTATACCAATAACGACACAGGACAGACGATTATTTCCGGTATGGGAGAACTTCACCTTGAAATTATCGTTGACAGACTTTTAAGAGAGTTTAAGGTAGAAGCAAATGTTGGTAAGCCTCAGGTTGCATATAAAGAAGCATTTACAAAATCCGTTGAGGTTGAAGGCAAGTATATTAAACAGTCCGGCGGCCGCGGTCAGTATGGTCATTGTAAGGTTCGTTTTGAACCTATGGACGCAAATGACGCAGATAAGCCTTATGAATTCGTTAACGCTATCGTAGGCGGCGTTGTTCCAAGAGAATATATCCCTGCAGTTGACAACGGTATCAAAGAAGCAATGCAGTCCGGTATCATCGGCGGCTATCCCGTATTGGGCGTAAAAGCGACTCTTTATGACGGAAGCTACCATGATGTTGACTCATCTGAAATGGCGTTTAAAATAGCCGGTAGTATGGCATTTAAAGAAGCGATGAGAAAAGGTGACCCGATTCTCTTAGAGCCTATTATGAAAGTTGATATCACTGTTCCCGAGGAATACATGGGCGATGTTATTGGTGACGTTAACAGCCGTAGGGGACGTATAGAAGGTATGGAAGCAAGAAATAATGCTCAGATTATCCATTCCTATGTACCTCTTGCAGAAATGTTCGGATATGCTACAGACCTTCGTTCAAAGACACAGGGCCGCGGCGTATACGCTATGGAAGTTCATCATTTTGATCCTGTTCCAAAGTCAATTCAGGAAAAAATCATTTCCGGCAAAAGCGTAGACTAA
- a CDS encoding O-acetylhomoserine aminocarboxypropyltransferase/cysteine synthase family protein produces MSNNEKKGYRFETIQVHAGQESPDPATGARAVPIYQTTSYVFDNCDHAAARFGLADAGNIYGRLTNPTQGVFEERIAALEGGVAALALSSGAAAVTYTIQALAKAGDHIVSQKTIYGGSYNLFAHTFPQYGITTTFVDIHNESEVKEAVKENTKLIFIETLGNPNSDVSDIENLAKIAHDNKIPLVIDNTFGTPYLIRPIEYGADIVIHSATKFLGGHGTTLGGVIVDSGKFDWEASGKFPALTEPNPSYHGVSFTKAVGPAAFATYIRAIILRDMGATLSPFHAFLFLQGLETLSLRVERHVENALKVVDYLKNHPKVAKVNHPSLKEDPTHELYNKYFPNGGGSIFTFEIKGGAEEAKNFIDKLKLFSLLANVADVKSLVIHPASTTHSQMNEKELEASGIKPNTIRFSIGIEHIDDILNDIEQAFE; encoded by the coding sequence ATGAGCAATAACGAGAAAAAAGGCTATCGTTTTGAAACTATACAGGTACACGCAGGGCAGGAAAGCCCCGATCCTGCGACAGGGGCAAGGGCTGTTCCAATTTACCAGACTACGTCTTATGTTTTTGATAACTGTGACCATGCAGCGGCTCGTTTTGGTCTTGCCGACGCCGGAAATATTTACGGAAGGCTTACGAATCCCACACAGGGTGTGTTTGAAGAGCGTATTGCCGCTTTAGAAGGCGGTGTTGCCGCCCTTGCGCTTTCAAGCGGAGCAGCGGCAGTTACTTATACAATTCAGGCCCTTGCAAAAGCAGGAGATCATATCGTTTCTCAAAAGACCATTTACGGCGGTTCCTACAATCTTTTTGCCCATACATTCCCCCAGTATGGAATTACTACTACCTTTGTAGATATACACAATGAAAGCGAAGTAAAAGAAGCCGTTAAGGAAAATACAAAGCTTATCTTCATAGAAACCTTAGGAAACCCCAACTCCGACGTTTCAGACATAGAAAATTTAGCTAAAATTGCCCATGATAATAAAATTCCCCTCGTTATAGACAATACCTTCGGTACCCCTTATCTGATACGCCCCATAGAATACGGCGCCGACATCGTAATTCATTCCGCTACAAAATTCCTCGGCGGCCATGGAACAACTCTCGGCGGTGTTATCGTAGACAGCGGAAAATTTGACTGGGAGGCCTCCGGGAAATTCCCTGCATTAACAGAGCCTAACCCAAGCTACCATGGTGTAAGCTTTACGAAAGCCGTAGGCCCTGCCGCCTTCGCAACTTATATCCGCGCCATTATCCTTAGAGATATGGGAGCTACTTTATCTCCTTTCCACGCCTTTTTATTCCTCCAAGGCCTCGAAACCCTTTCCTTAAGAGTAGAACGCCACGTTGAAAATGCCCTTAAAGTAGTTGATTACCTTAAGAACCATCCTAAGGTTGCAAAGGTAAACCATCCTTCTCTAAAAGAAGACCCTACTCACGAGCTTTATAATAAGTATTTCCCTAACGGCGGCGGCTCCATATTTACCTTTGAAATAAAAGGCGGTGCGGAGGAAGCAAAGAACTTTATTGATAAGCTTAAGCTTTTCTCCTTGCTTGCAAACGTTGCAGACGTTAAGTCTCTTGTAATCCACCCTGCTTCTACCACTCATTCCCAGATGAATGAAAAAGAGCTTGAAGCCTCCGGTATTAAGCCCAATACCATCCGTTTCTCCATCGGTATAGAGCATATAGACGATATCTTAAATGATATAGAGCAGGCCTTTGAATAA
- a CDS encoding cytochrome c biogenesis CcdA family protein gives MLNQIAPEMTLSLVALVFSEGFLAFLSPCILPMLPVYLMYLCGGNSVDSNKKKLIINTLGFIAGFAVIFVLLGAAASGIGSLLSAHRNALSKIGGVIMILFGLNYIGLLKIPFLNKVTSLEANTSNLNFFSSAVFGAAFSVGWTPCLGAFLGAALLMASNTSTLYAGIFLLFVFSVGLGIPFLLTALLWNKLQGAMGFIKRNFKTIKIISGGLLIFIGLLMVLDLFNAYLNFFS, from the coding sequence ATGCTTAACCAAATAGCCCCCGAAATGACTTTATCTCTCGTAGCTCTGGTTTTTTCAGAGGGTTTTTTAGCCTTCCTCTCTCCTTGTATATTGCCGATGCTTCCCGTATATCTTATGTATCTTTGCGGCGGAAATAGCGTCGATTCCAACAAGAAAAAACTGATTATCAACACCTTAGGCTTTATTGCAGGCTTTGCCGTAATATTTGTACTGCTCGGTGCCGCCGCTTCAGGCATAGGGAGCCTTTTAAGCGCTCACAGAAATGCCCTTTCAAAAATAGGCGGCGTAATCATGATTTTATTCGGCCTCAATTACATAGGTCTCCTGAAAATTCCTTTTCTGAATAAGGTAACTTCCTTAGAGGCAAACACCAGTAATTTGAATTTCTTTTCAAGCGCAGTATTCGGCGCCGCCTTTTCCGTAGGCTGGACCCCTTGCCTTGGGGCATTCCTTGGGGCCGCCCTCCTTATGGCCTCCAATACTTCCACATTATACGCAGGGATTTTTCTTCTCTTTGTATTTTCTGTAGGCCTGGGAATCCCCTTTTTACTTACAGCCTTATTATGGAATAAACTCCAAGGGGCTATGGGATTTATAAAAAGAAATTTCAAGACCATAAAAATTATCTCCGGAGGTCTTTTGATATTTATAGGGCTCTTAATGGTATTGGATTTATTTAATGCGTATCTGAACTTCTTTTCCTAA
- the rpsG gene encoding 30S ribosomal protein S7, which translates to MPRKGHVPKRDVLPDPLYNSKVVTKLINSIMLDGKKGVAQKIVYNAFSQVADKRGADALESFEEALNNIMPVLEVKARRVGGATYQVPMEIRPERRQALGLRWLVTYSRRRSERKMEDRLANEILDALNSTGGSVKKKEEVHKMAEANRAFSHYKW; encoded by the coding sequence GTGCCAAGAAAAGGACATGTACCCAAAAGAGACGTTTTGCCGGATCCTTTGTACAATTCTAAAGTTGTTACAAAGCTTATAAACTCAATTATGCTGGACGGCAAAAAAGGCGTTGCTCAGAAAATCGTATATAACGCATTTAGTCAGGTAGCTGATAAAAGAGGCGCCGATGCTTTAGAGTCTTTCGAAGAAGCGCTCAATAACATCATGCCCGTTCTCGAGGTTAAAGCGAGACGTGTAGGCGGTGCAACATATCAGGTTCCTATGGAAATCCGCCCTGAAAGAAGGCAGGCATTAGGCCTTAGATGGCTTGTGACCTACTCAAGAAGAAGAAGCGAAAGAAAGATGGAAGACCGTCTTGCTAATGAAATATTAGACGCTTTAAATTCAACAGGCGGTTCCGTTAAGAAAAAAGAAGAAGTGCATAAGATGGCAGAAGCCAACAGGGCATTCAGCCATTATAAATGGTAA
- a CDS encoding ArsR/SmtB family transcription factor has translation MSSNLDKYEKKAEMLKALAHPLRLRILEELCVNNTNVTALYTKLNVPQSSVSRHLAVLRHAGIVSGERNGLEVDYCLDCARMDDFIKVLINSNK, from the coding sequence ATGAGTTCAAACCTGGACAAATATGAAAAAAAAGCTGAAATGCTGAAAGCTCTTGCCCATCCCCTCCGCCTCAGAATATTAGAAGAGCTGTGTGTAAACAATACGAATGTGACGGCGCTCTATACAAAGCTTAATGTTCCCCAGTCTTCCGTATCAAGACATCTTGCCGTTTTAAGGCATGCAGGAATCGTTTCCGGGGAGCGGAACGGCCTTGAGGTGGATTACTGCTTAGATTGCGCCAGAATGGACGATTTTATCAAGGTTCTCATAAACAGCAATAAATAA
- the rpsL gene encoding 30S ribosomal protein S12, with protein MPTFNQLVRKGRQVNKRKSTAPALQKNLNTLRKRMTDAHSPQKRGVCTAVKTATPKKPNSALRKIARVRLSNGMEVTAYIPGEGHNLQEHSVVLIRGGRVKDVPGVRYHIVRGTLDTAGVAKRKQARSKYGAKRGKK; from the coding sequence ATGCCGACATTTAACCAGTTGGTAAGAAAAGGCAGACAAGTTAACAAACGCAAGTCAACTGCGCCAGCTCTTCAGAAAAACTTAAACACTTTAAGAAAAAGAATGACTGACGCACACAGCCCTCAGAAAAGAGGAGTTTGTACGGCTGTTAAAACAGCTACACCTAAAAAGCCTAACTCTGCATTACGTAAAATTGCAAGGGTACGTCTTTCAAACGGTATGGAAGTAACAGCTTATATCCCAGGCGAAGGCCACAACCTTCAGGAGCATAGCGTTGTTCTTATCAGAGGCGGTAGGGTTAAAGACGTTCCCGGTGTGCGTTATCACATCGTTCGCGGAACTCTTGATACTGCAGGTGTTGCCAAGAGAAAACAGGCTCGTTCCAAATACGGCGCTAAGCGCGGTAAAAAATAG
- a CDS encoding holin encodes MSINTISDMTGMAVQVGIIMGIAQIAKGLGINVKYIPILNIAIGILLSILIVPEDIRLGIFNGIIAGLSASGLYSSQKNVIEGIKEER; translated from the coding sequence ATGAGTATCAATACTATTTCAGATATGACGGGAATGGCCGTCCAAGTAGGCATTATTATGGGAATTGCCCAAATTGCAAAGGGCCTTGGCATAAATGTAAAATATATTCCTATTTTAAATATTGCCATAGGAATTTTACTTTCCATACTTATTGTACCCGAGGATATAAGGCTCGGTATATTTAACGGAATAATCGCAGGGCTTTCCGCCAGCGGCTTATATAGCTCACAGAAAAATGTGATTGAAGGAATAAAGGAAGAAAGATAA
- a CDS encoding TlpA family protein disulfide reductase: MKKIIYLVLSLSMVLLFASCSSSDGNESSTQSTSPPSEEASESPSAEPSEDASESATTLADLPPVPDFELTSMDGETYTLSDYTGKTVVLNFWASWCPPCKAEMPDFQELHDNYAEEDVVILMLNQTFGRETKADADKFIEENEYTFPVLYDYGEVGYSIFGVQSYPTTVVINSEGYLSGFVIGMTDYDAVVKLIEEAQGDA, from the coding sequence TTGAAGAAAATAATATATTTAGTTTTATCCCTTTCCATGGTATTGCTATTTGCTTCCTGCAGTTCCTCTGATGGAAATGAAAGCAGTACGCAAAGCACCTCTCCGCCATCAGAAGAGGCCTCTGAATCCCCTTCTGCCGAGCCTTCCGAAGATGCTTCGGAAAGTGCAACCACCTTAGCCGATTTGCCTCCTGTACCTGATTTTGAGCTTACATCAATGGACGGTGAAACTTATACGCTTTCCGATTACACAGGTAAAACCGTGGTGCTTAACTTCTGGGCCAGCTGGTGCCCTCCCTGTAAGGCAGAAATGCCGGATTTTCAAGAGCTTCATGACAATTATGCAGAAGAAGACGTTGTCATTTTGATGCTGAATCAAACTTTTGGAAGAGAAACAAAGGCAGACGCCGATAAATTCATAGAAGAAAATGAATATACCTTTCCTGTTCTTTACGACTACGGCGAAGTGGGATATTCCATATTTGGAGTTCAGAGCTACCCTACAACCGTTGTTATTAACAGCGAAGGTTATCTTTCAGGTTTTGTAATCGGAATGACCGACTATGATGCCGTAGTAAAGCTAATAGAGGAGGCTCAGGGCGATGCTTAA
- the tuf gene encoding elongation factor Tu codes for MGKAKFERTKPHVNIGTIGHVDHGKTTTTAAITKVLHTKYNLGEEVAFDKIDKAPEEKERGITISTTHVEYETPNRHYAHVDCPGHADYVKNMITGAAQMDGAILVVAATDGPMAQTREHILLSRQVGVPKMVVWMNKCDMVDDEELLDLVEMEIRELLSEYNFPGDDIPVIRGSGLQALEDPNGPWADKIIELMEAVDSYIPDPERDTDKPFLMPVEDVFSITGRGTVATGRVERGTVKVSEEVEIVGLSEAPRKVVVTGVEMFHKLLDQAQAGDNIGALLRGVQRTEIERGQVLAKPGSITPHTNFKAQVYVLTQEEGGRHKPFFNNYRPQFYFRTTDVTGVITLPEGTEMCMPGDNVEMNIELITPIAMEQGLTFSIREGGRTVGAGNVSEIVK; via the coding sequence ATGGGTAAGGCTAAATTTGAAAGAACCAAACCACACGTTAATATCGGAACCATCGGACACGTTGACCATGGTAAAACTACTACTACTGCTGCTATAACAAAGGTTCTCCATACTAAATATAACTTAGGTGAAGAAGTTGCTTTCGATAAAATCGACAAGGCTCCTGAGGAAAAAGAGCGCGGTATCACTATTTCTACAACACACGTTGAGTATGAGACTCCTAACCGTCACTATGCTCACGTTGACTGCCCAGGACATGCTGACTACGTTAAAAACATGATTACTGGTGCTGCTCAGATGGACGGCGCTATCTTAGTTGTTGCTGCTACAGACGGTCCTATGGCTCAGACAAGAGAGCATATTCTCTTAAGCCGTCAGGTTGGTGTTCCCAAGATGGTTGTTTGGATGAACAAATGTGACATGGTTGATGACGAAGAGCTTCTTGACTTAGTTGAAATGGAAATCAGAGAGCTTCTTTCCGAGTACAACTTCCCAGGCGATGATATCCCTGTAATCAGAGGTTCCGGTCTTCAGGCTCTTGAAGATCCTAACGGCCCTTGGGCAGATAAAATAATCGAGCTTATGGAAGCTGTTGACAGCTATATTCCAGACCCAGAAAGAGATACAGACAAACCTTTCTTAATGCCTGTTGAGGACGTATTCTCAATCACTGGCCGCGGAACTGTTGCTACAGGCCGTGTAGAAAGAGGAACTGTTAAAGTTTCTGAGGAAGTTGAAATCGTTGGTTTATCCGAAGCTCCACGTAAAGTTGTTGTAACTGGTGTTGAAATGTTCCATAAGCTTCTTGATCAGGCTCAGGCCGGTGACAACATTGGTGCGCTTCTTCGTGGTGTTCAGAGAACTGAAATCGAAAGAGGACAGGTTCTTGCAAAACCAGGCTCAATCACACCTCACACAAACTTCAAAGCTCAGGTTTACGTTTTAACTCAGGAAGAGGGCGGACGTCACAAACCTTTCTTCAATAACTACCGTCCACAGTTCTATTTCAGAACTACAGACGTTACAGGCGTTATCACTTTACCAGAAGGCACTGAAATGTGCATGCCTGGCGATAACGTAGAAATGAACATCGAGCTTATTACTCCTATCGCTATGGAGCAGGGTCTTACATTCTCTATCCGTGAAGGCGGAAGAACTGTTGGCGCTGGAAACGTTTCCGAAATCGTTAAGTAA